The DNA segment GGCGGGGGGCGCGTCGGGGGCGGTGAGGCGGTCGCGGTACGCGCGCGCCAGCTCCCGGAGCGCCCCCTCGCTGCGCGCGGAGACGGGGAGGAGGAGCGTGCGCTCCCCGTCCTCCGCGGGCGCCTCGTCGACGTCCCCGTCGGCCGGCGCCTCCTCCACGATCACGTGGGCGTTGGTCCCGCTGATCCCGAACGAGCTGACGCCGGCCACGCGCGGCTCGCCGCCCGCGGGCCAGGGCTCCGCCGCGGAGGGCACCCGCACCGGTGCGCTCCAGTCGATCATGGGGTTCCCCTCGCGGAAGTGCAGGTGCGGCGGGATCTCGGCGTGGCGGAGCGCCAGCACCGCCTTGATCAGCCCGGCGATCCCGGCCGCGGCCTCGGTGTGGCCCAGGTTGGTCTTCACCGAGCCCACCCACAGGGGGCGGTCCGCCGGGCGGCCGCGGCAGAGCGCCCCGGCCAGGGCGCGCAGCTCGATGGGGTCGCCCAGCGGGGTCCCGGTGCCGTGCGCCTCCACGTAGCCCACGCGGAGCGGGTCGATCCCCGCGCCCGCCACGGCCTCCTCGACCAGCCGCCGCTGCGCTTCGCCGCTGGGAACGGTGATCCCCCCGCTGGCGTCGCCGTCGTGGTTCACCGCGGAGCCGCGGATCACGGCCAGCACCCGGTCGCCGTCGCGCCGCGCGTCGGCGAGGCGCTTGAGGACGACGACCCCGCACCCCTCGCCCCGCACGTAGCCGTCTGCCGCCGCGTCGAAGGTCTTGCAGCGCCCGTCCGGGGCCAGCGCCCGGGAGCGGGAGATGGTGGAGGTGACCTCCGGGGCCAGGAGCACGTTGGCCCCGCCCGCGAGCGCGGCGT comes from the Longimicrobiaceae bacterium genome and includes:
- a CDS encoding polyketide synthase, which gives rise to MSGSTDAAEYATRLRQALGTIQRLRARAEAAERAAAEPIAIVGMGCRFPGGADSPAAFWRLLRDGVDAVTEVPPDRWDADAHYDPDPDAPGKSVSRWGSFLDGIDRFDAQFFSIAPREAEAMDPQQRLLLEVSWEALEDAGMDPTAQAGTRCGVYVGIAAGDYQTRQVAAGNAAGFDFHTITGNFPSFLSGRVSHLLGLQGPSLAVSTACSSSLVAVHLACRALRAGECDAALAGGANVLLAPEVTSTISRSRALAPDGRCKTFDAAADGYVRGEGCGVVVLKRLADARRDGDRVLAVIRGSAVNHDGDASGGITVPSGEAQRRLVEEAVAGAGIDPLRVGYVEAHGTGTPLGDPIELRALAGALCRGRPADRPLWVGSVKTNLGHTEAAAGIAGLIKAVLALRHAEIPPHLHFREGNPMIDWSAPVRVPSAAEPWPAGGEPRVAGVSSFGISGTNAHVIVEEAPADGDVDEAPAEDGERTLLLPVSARSEGALRELARAYRDRLTAPDAPPA